From one Suicoccus acidiformans genomic stretch:
- a CDS encoding CPBP family intramembrane glutamic endopeptidase, with product MEEKDQKLDVARFFILTLLPQIITVIFTLILIPVSNFFDEYGIVQTALVLPISFIVVPYIFLKHNTNADISLKNMGLRDFKCRDYIMFIFSIVIVTLTIYWYRDFKIEILYFGVQTLIIAICEEIWARGMLIHELRNGGLSGFWCVVISSLIFAFITHQNRPITDNLINRFPGALLMGYLYYRTKKIEIPILIHFVNNMIGGM from the coding sequence ATGGAAGAAAAAGATCAAAAATTAGATGTGGCGAGATTTTTTATTCTGACTCTATTGCCTCAAATTATAACGGTTATTTTCACTTTAATACTCATCCCGGTCAGCAATTTTTTCGATGAGTATGGAATAGTACAAACAGCCCTTGTATTGCCAATATCGTTTATAGTTGTCCCTTATATTTTCCTAAAGCACAATACTAATGCGGATATCTCGTTAAAGAATATGGGTCTAAGAGATTTCAAATGTAGAGATTACATTATGTTTATATTTTCGATCGTAATAGTCACCTTAACGATTTATTGGTATCGTGATTTTAAAATAGAAATTTTATATTTTGGAGTTCAGACCCTTATTATTGCAATATGCGAAGAAATATGGGCCAGAGGGATGTTGATTCATGAATTAAGAAATGGTGGATTATCTGGTTTTTGGTGTGTGGTTATTTCTAGTCTCATTTTTGCCTTTATAACTCATCAAAATCGTCCCATTACAGATAATCTGATTAATCGGTTCCCTGGAGCTCTGTTGATGGGGTATTTATACTATCGTACTAAGAAAATAGAAATTCCTATTTTAATACACTTTGTTAACAATATGATAGGAGGTATGTAA
- a CDS encoding ATP-binding cassette domain-containing protein has protein sequence MGANGQGKTTTIRMITGLVVPDSGKILINGKSVFNEKKTSLKNLGAMVEAPRFYENLSGYENLKLMANLIDNVGEKEIQKCLNSFI, from the coding sequence ATTGGAGCGAATGGTCAAGGAAAAACGACGACAATCAGAATGATTACGGGGCTAGTTGTCCCTGATTCAGGTAAAATATTAATCAACGGGAAGTCAGTTTTTAATGAAAAGAAAACTTCATTAAAAAATTTAGGTGCCATGGTCGAAGCTCCTAGATTTTATGAAAATCTATCAGGATATGAAAATTTGAAATTAATGGCAAATCTTATTGATAATGTAGGGGAAAAAGAAATACAAAAGTGCTTGAACTCGTTCATCTAA
- a CDS encoding DUF3991 domain-containing protein: MAIKRYSKADIDKVSAISIYDYIRDQGIGRIYNDGGKYVKVNIDGHDSIVIDTAKNYFIHNANSGEKNASGNIINFVQYINHNEMGFREAMAHLIEYSEGREIDWTKQKIKPIEQEPFSYTYELANNTLELKNYLGNERGISQETIDYLLDNQYIIQDKYNNVIFNWTRGGKPPSEREDIIGATQVVTDKDRIKQRGISKYIGKNSEKNYGFNIHLGDRVETLYVFEADIDLISYLDMHQNLTNAHLISMGGVKEETFLAFVEEDYQKNSDGFDVCYCVDNDMAGHAFLDKNAFAYNSHPKIQTYYLIPDFDSIEKKEWQELKQVCQKYTVPLEYAFPVYQYERPFIDQELANKELYFEQGISKGIEQLQQDINNRKFEDFIDSREYSISEKDRIYHWKNAIDTHSIQIVDEVIKDYNDLLKEKNKSRHDKKEEKVHERILKEAQRISEDRIDYLAQKYHIDKEILNILGRKGFIREKITTKEPLFICSENKRLTGAVFENQTLMNPTDINRRNFVITIGEPQNILLFDSPQESLQYWSLYKHELNDSVLISLNHSHNSQDKVTQINRIMNENHQTEFTYCSKGYVDYNKLNGYLNRVSPLGETWKEDLLKVKEYKTNREKVQSINHELDRETNEPKPDYDLAKGKLFVVI, from the coding sequence ATGGCTATCAAACGATACTCGAAAGCTGATATAGATAAAGTTAGTGCCATTTCAATCTATGATTATATCAGAGATCAGGGAATAGGTAGAATCTATAACGATGGTGGAAAATACGTGAAAGTAAATATAGACGGGCATGACTCAATCGTCATTGATACCGCTAAAAACTATTTTATCCATAATGCCAATTCAGGAGAAAAGAATGCTAGTGGTAATATTATAAACTTTGTCCAGTATATCAATCATAATGAGATGGGTTTTAGAGAAGCAATGGCGCACTTGATTGAATATTCTGAAGGCAGAGAGATAGACTGGACCAAACAGAAAATAAAACCCATCGAGCAAGAACCATTTAGTTATACCTATGAATTAGCTAATAACACTCTTGAGCTTAAAAATTATCTAGGAAACGAAAGAGGAATAAGCCAAGAAACAATCGATTATCTTCTGGATAACCAGTACATTATCCAAGATAAGTATAATAATGTTATATTTAACTGGACGAGAGGGGGGAAACCGCCCAGTGAAAGGGAAGATATTATCGGGGCTACTCAAGTAGTTACGGACAAAGACAGAATAAAGCAAAGAGGAATCTCAAAATATATCGGGAAAAACTCTGAAAAGAATTATGGATTTAATATTCATTTAGGAGACCGTGTTGAAACTTTATACGTTTTCGAAGCCGATATTGACCTCATATCCTATCTAGATATGCATCAAAATCTTACCAATGCCCACCTGATTTCAATGGGAGGAGTTAAAGAAGAAACATTTCTTGCATTTGTCGAAGAGGACTACCAAAAGAATAGCGATGGATTCGATGTTTGTTATTGTGTAGACAATGATATGGCAGGACATGCCTTCCTAGATAAAAATGCCTTTGCCTATAATAGCCATCCCAAAATACAAACTTACTATTTAATCCCTGACTTTGATTCAATAGAAAAGAAAGAATGGCAAGAGTTAAAACAAGTTTGTCAAAAATATACCGTTCCGCTTGAATACGCTTTTCCCGTCTATCAGTATGAAAGACCCTTTATCGACCAAGAACTAGCTAACAAAGAACTCTATTTTGAACAAGGAATCTCTAAAGGGATAGAGCAATTGCAACAAGATATAAATAATCGGAAGTTTGAAGATTTTATCGATTCTAGGGAATATTCAATAAGTGAAAAAGATAGAATCTACCATTGGAAAAATGCAATTGACACTCATTCCATACAAATAGTCGATGAAGTCATTAAAGATTATAATGATCTTTTAAAGGAAAAAAATAAAAGTAGGCATGATAAAAAAGAGGAAAAAGTACATGAGCGCATACTTAAAGAAGCCCAACGTATCAGTGAGGACAGAATCGATTACTTAGCACAAAAATATCACATTGATAAAGAGATCTTGAATATATTAGGGCGTAAAGGCTTTATTCGAGAGAAAATAACGACCAAAGAGCCGCTATTTATCTGTTCGGAAAATAAACGACTGACAGGGGCTGTATTCGAGAACCAAACCCTCATGAATCCGACTGATATCAATAGGCGTAACTTTGTTATCACAATTGGCGAGCCTCAAAACATTCTTTTGTTCGATTCGCCCCAAGAAAGTCTTCAATATTGGTCATTATATAAACATGAACTTAATGACTCTGTTCTAATTAGTTTAAACCATAGTCATAATTCTCAAGATAAGGTCACTCAAATAAACCGTATCATGAATGAGAACCACCAAACAGAATTTACTTATTGTTCAAAAGGCTATGTAGACTACAATAAGCTGAACGGCTATCTCAATCGAGTCAGTCCGTTAGGCGAAACATGGAAAGAAGATTTGCTGAAAGTTAAAGAATATAAAACAAATAGAGAAAAAGTCCAATCAATCAATCATGAACTGGATCGAGAGACCAATGAGCCAAAACCAGACTATGATCTCGCTAAAGGCAAACTGTTTGTTGTAATCTAA
- a CDS encoding helix-turn-helix domain-containing protein translates to MTIGHLLREARLQSGLTQEKVAEEIGVSRQSISNWENDKTYPDLMNVIHLSNLYQVSLDVLLKGSEDYMGHLNESTDVVKSNKFLIRSILLGVVAILCSLFMSRWISFQFALVIIFVISIVMVGIIYFEIISRF, encoded by the coding sequence ATGACGATTGGACATCTATTGAGGGAAGCACGTTTACAATCGGGGTTAACTCAAGAAAAAGTTGCCGAGGAAATTGGTGTCTCTAGGCAATCCATTTCAAATTGGGAAAATGATAAAACTTATCCGGATCTCATGAATGTTATCCACTTAAGTAATCTTTACCAGGTGAGTCTCGATGTCTTATTGAAAGGGAGTGAAGATTATATGGGTCATTTAAATGAGAGTACGGATGTTGTCAAAAGTAATAAGTTTTTAATTCGCAGTATTTTATTAGGCGTAGTAGCTATTTTATGCAGCTTATTTATGAGCCGTTGGATTTCTTTCCAATTTGCTTTAGTGATAATCTTTGTGATTTCAATCGTGATGGTGGGAATTATATATTTTGAAATAATTAGTCGTTTTTAA
- a CDS encoding recombinase family protein, which produces MIYGYARVSTYQQDLQSQLNQLEQAGCEKIFQEKFTGTKIERTQFNKLLETIEQGDILVITKLDRFARSTSGALETIKTLFDKGVTVHVLNMGVIDNTPTGRLIFTIFSAFAEFERDLIVERTQEGKALAKQNPNFKEGRPRKYSKQQIEHALSLLDNHTYKEVTQMTGISKSTLIRYKK; this is translated from the coding sequence ATGATTTATGGTTACGCTAGGGTCAGTACCTATCAGCAGGATTTGCAATCGCAACTCAATCAATTAGAACAAGCTGGTTGCGAAAAAATATTTCAGGAAAAATTTACAGGAACTAAAATCGAAAGAACACAATTCAACAAGCTGCTTGAAACAATAGAGCAAGGCGATATACTCGTTATAACTAAGTTAGACAGATTTGCGAGATCAACATCAGGGGCTTTAGAAACGATTAAAACCCTTTTTGATAAAGGTGTCACGGTTCATGTCTTGAACATGGGAGTCATCGACAATACGCCTACAGGTAGGCTGATCTTCACCATATTTAGCGCCTTTGCTGAATTTGAAAGAGATCTAATAGTGGAGAGAACTCAAGAGGGTAAAGCACTTGCTAAGCAAAATCCAAACTTTAAAGAAGGGCGACCTCGTAAATATTCAAAGCAGCAAATAGAACATGCTCTATCTTTGCTTGATAATCATACTTATAAGGAAGTTACTCAAATGACAGGTATTAGTAAAAGTACTTTGATAAGATATAAAAAATGA
- a CDS encoding PglZ domain-containing protein codes for MKQRLGIANALLGNSDLIILDEPTNGLDPNGMEEINELIIYLAKTFQKTFLYSLIFLRDRRDMQCKIEIDDMEGASPTITPFGMAALLPNIRLQTEFRNNNLKVLIDGESTDMPNRQKVLQKANKNSRVLKYDDLIHMKREERKAEVKGMEVVYIYHDQIDAAGHASESGVFSACDKTIVEIKNLVRILVNDFSAANIMITSDHGFLYTYEKFTEVDKISKENFEGLVEYGRRYAIMDEYANPSFLMPIKFVDEKSGLKGFAPKYNIRTKKHGGGINFVHGGSHFKKWLFH; via the coding sequence ATGAAGCAAAGACTAGGAATAGCCAATGCCTTACTTGGAAATTCAGATTTGATTATTCTTGACGAACCGACAAATGGTCTAGATCCAAATGGAATGGAAGAAATAAATGAACTCATAATTTATCTTGCGAAGACCTTTCAAAAGACTTTTTTATATTCTCTCATCTTCTTACGAGATAGAAGGGATATGCAATGCAAGATAGAAATTGATGATATGGAGGGGGCATCCCCTACCATCACACCCTTTGGAATGGCTGCACTGCTTCCAAATATTAGGCTCCAAACTGAATTTAGAAATAATAACCTCAAAGTTCTTATTGATGGAGAGTCAACTGATATGCCTAATAGACAAAAAGTTTTACAAAAGGCTAACAAGAATTCTAGAGTGCTCAAATATGATGATTTAATTCATATGAAGAGGGAAGAGAGAAAAGCTGAAGTAAAAGGTATGGAAGTTGTTTATATCTATCATGATCAAATAGATGCAGCTGGGCATGCATCAGAGTCTGGAGTTTTTTCTGCCTGTGATAAGACCATTGTTGAAATAAAGAATCTAGTTAGAATACTTGTGAATGATTTTTCTGCTGCTAATATTATGATTACCTCAGATCATGGCTTTCTCTATACTTATGAAAAGTTTACTGAGGTTGATAAGATATCTAAAGAAAACTTTGAAGGACTTGTTGAATATGGTAGAAGATATGCAATAATGGATGAATATGCTAATCCAAGTTTCTTGATGCCCATAAAATTTGTTGATGAAAAATCTGGACTTAAGGGATTTGCACCAAAGTATAATATTCGTACCAAAAAGCATGGTGGAGGAATTAATTTTGTCCATGGGGGATCTCACTTCAAGAAATGGTTGTTTCATTGA
- a CDS encoding PD-(D/E)XK nuclease family transposase yields MQLTISTTYTIENYKQTEIITENEGQLLSTEVDVRAVTSSGAIVTIEMQIQLAKTFIDRTQFYAFSTYVNNYANNPAAKDKYASIQDVYSINICDSPLLDPNDRAVRQYELLDLESYESIR; encoded by the coding sequence GTGCAACTCACCATCTCCACCACCTATACTATAGAAAATTACAAGCAAACTGAAATAATTACAGAAAATGAAGGGCAACTTCTGTCCACAGAGGTTGATGTTCGAGCAGTCACATCATCAGGAGCCATTGTAACCATTGAAATGCAAATTCAACTAGCCAAAACTTTTATCGATAGAACACAGTTTTATGCTTTCTCTACTTATGTCAATAATTATGCAAATAATCCAGCGGCTAAGGATAAGTATGCTTCGATTCAAGATGTATATAGCATTAACATTTGTGACTCACCACTGTTAGATCCTAATGATCGTGCTGTACGACAGTATGAGTTATTAGACCTTGAGTCTTATGAATCTATTCGATAA
- the istA gene encoding IS21 family transposase, producing the protein MIRINKEFEVIHRFRNGESIRKISRDMDIDRKTVRRIRDRYQAGIDALDDAQNEKEIEAATEQLVLERKYDTSNRKKRTFTPEVEARMSELLEKEREKDRRLGPHKQALTAKAVYEILAEEGYAIKYRTVAHYWSKMKEKAKEAFIKQNYALGARVEFDFGEVKLEIEGVVKIYYLAVWASPASDYYWAYLYTNQKKAVFQDAHVRFFENLGGVYAEVVYDNMRNVVTRFIGRNEKELNPQLIQLASYYGFNINVTNCFSGNEKGTVESRVKHVRQNCFTKKYQFQSLDEARQHLEESLRTLNQDSRLEEEKGHLLKYRPPFELAELCQLSVTKYATIHYQKNQYSVPDYLVGQRVQIKAYADYLVVYANEQEVARHNKIEGSHGFQLDISHYIKTLKKKPGALEHSLVLQQTPGLETLYHKYYSGHPKEFIEQLEKYHSLSGEALCQQLAYDQLVQRVTTENEGVPKNQEAILHQTEATLHQLNALYGLEESLC; encoded by the coding sequence GTGATTCGTATCAATAAAGAATTCGAAGTGATTCACCGTTTTAGAAATGGGGAATCCATTAGGAAAATTAGCAGAGACATGGACATTGATAGAAAAACGGTTCGAAGAATAAGGGATCGATACCAAGCAGGTATAGATGCTTTGGATGACGCTCAAAATGAGAAAGAAATCGAAGCAGCAACCGAGCAATTAGTCTTAGAAAGAAAATATGATACTTCCAATCGGAAAAAAAGAACCTTTACACCAGAGGTGGAAGCTAGAATGAGCGAATTACTGGAAAAAGAAAGAGAAAAGGATCGAAGGCTAGGACCTCATAAACAAGCACTAACGGCTAAGGCTGTTTATGAAATCCTAGCAGAGGAAGGGTATGCGATTAAATACCGGACAGTCGCTCATTACTGGTCAAAAATGAAAGAGAAAGCTAAAGAGGCTTTTATCAAGCAAAATTATGCATTGGGTGCACGGGTGGAGTTCGATTTTGGAGAGGTCAAATTAGAAATTGAGGGCGTGGTTAAAATCTATTATCTCGCTGTGTGGGCTAGCCCTGCTTCAGATTATTACTGGGCTTACCTCTATACCAACCAGAAAAAAGCTGTCTTTCAGGATGCGCATGTGCGATTTTTTGAAAACCTGGGTGGGGTGTATGCGGAGGTTGTCTATGACAATATGAGGAATGTGGTCACTCGTTTTATTGGGCGTAATGAAAAGGAGCTAAACCCCCAACTCATCCAATTAGCCTCTTATTATGGGTTTAATATTAATGTCACCAACTGCTTCAGTGGGAATGAGAAGGGAACAGTGGAGAGTCGTGTAAAGCATGTCAGACAAAACTGTTTCACCAAAAAATATCAATTTCAATCTTTAGATGAAGCTCGCCAGCACTTGGAAGAGTCCTTACGGACTTTGAATCAAGATAGTCGTTTGGAAGAAGAAAAAGGCCACCTTCTTAAATACCGTCCTCCCTTTGAACTGGCAGAACTTTGTCAGCTCAGCGTCACAAAGTATGCCACGATTCATTATCAGAAGAATCAGTATTCTGTCCCTGACTACTTGGTAGGGCAGCGAGTTCAGATCAAGGCTTATGCCGATTATCTCGTGGTTTATGCCAATGAACAAGAAGTGGCCAGGCATAATAAAATAGAGGGTTCCCATGGGTTTCAGCTTGATATCAGTCACTATATCAAAACCCTCAAGAAGAAACCTGGTGCTCTGGAACACTCGCTGGTTCTTCAACAAACCCCCGGCTTGGAAACACTCTATCATAAATATTATAGCGGACACCCTAAAGAATTCATAGAACAACTTGAGAAATACCATAGCCTCAGTGGAGAGGCTTTGTGCCAGCAATTGGCCTATGATCAGTTGGTGCAACGTGTCACAACGGAAAATGAGGGTGTTCCTAAAAATCAGGAGGCGATTCTTCATCAGACAGAAGCAACGCTCCATCAATTAAATGCTCTCTATGGTTTGGAGGAAAGCTTATGTTAA
- a CDS encoding JAB domain-containing protein, protein MCRLVNLLSKKARENISDVSTYELLADDFKGQAYLTKGDKDKLAIIREAFATYKTGAIDKVKVGSTGSAGLYFNSQIGESECEQVMVILLDSKNQILKSEIVFKGTVNSSVVHPREIFKLAVQYPTARIMIAHNHPSGCILSRVNYKRII, encoded by the coding sequence ATGTGTCGATTAGTTAATTTGTTAAGCAAGAAAGCCCGTGAAAATATATCAGATGTTTCGACATATGAATTATTGGCAGATGATTTTAAAGGGCAAGCTTATCTAACCAAAGGTGATAAGGATAAATTAGCTATCATTAGAGAAGCGTTTGCGACCTACAAAACAGGTGCTATAGATAAGGTTAAAGTTGGTAGTACAGGTTCAGCTGGATTATATTTTAATAGTCAAATTGGCGAATCCGAATGTGAGCAAGTAATGGTTATACTTTTAGATTCCAAGAATCAGATATTGAAATCTGAAATAGTATTTAAAGGAACTGTCAATTCTTCTGTTGTTCATCCACGAGAAATTTTCAAGTTAGCTGTTCAATATCCAACAGCCAGAATTATGATTGCCCATAACCATCCTTCAGGTTGTATCTTATCAAGAGTAAATTACAAAAGAATCATTTAA
- a CDS encoding GNAT family N-acetyltransferase, translated as MKFVEYKDSEDKKKLLEFLENAEWKPGPLTAQTIKNGNYEEKFGGGGLFFYLEDDLPLAFGSLVKEDYIKKPGLKPWIAMIYVDPKSRGRRLSEKMTLFLENKAKELAYDKVYIMTQHKGLYEKYGYELQEIVYGNIHGEDYLYKKSLI; from the coding sequence TTGAAATTTGTAGAATACAAAGATAGTGAAGATAAGAAAAAATTATTAGAATTTTTAGAAAATGCCGAGTGGAAACCAGGTCCTTTGACAGCTCAGACTATAAAAAATGGGAATTATGAAGAAAAATTTGGGGGTGGTGGTCTTTTCTTTTATTTAGAAGATGATCTTCCACTAGCCTTTGGATCTTTGGTTAAGGAGGACTATATCAAAAAACCAGGACTAAAACCTTGGATTGCTATGATTTATGTCGATCCTAAATCAAGGGGGAGGAGATTATCAGAAAAGATGACCTTATTTTTAGAGAATAAAGCTAAAGAACTAGCTTATGATAAGGTTTATATTATGACACAACACAAGGGACTTTATGAAAAATATGGATATGAACTTCAAGAAATAGTATATGGTAATATTCATGGAGAAGATTATTTGTATAAAAAATCCCTTATATAA
- the istB gene encoding IS21-like element helper ATPase IstB, which produces MLTIAEAANELKLPYLKENYQHLLLEYTSRGLDLEEALTEILTEEVEQRRNRSYQRRIRQAKFSQKKYLMDFDEKVFKEGVRQQLRELKTLNFIQEKQNVILIGNPGTGKTHFSIGLGMEACLQNYHVQFVNAPNLVIELREAVTQSQFYRFKQRLNKVDLLIVDELGYLSFDEAGAELLFNLLSNRMGKGSTMITTNLTFDRWQECFKDPTLTGALVDRLAFKAHVVDMRGESYRMKQTSAWKEAQASQKEV; this is translated from the coding sequence ATGTTAACAATCGCAGAAGCCGCTAATGAACTAAAACTTCCCTATCTGAAGGAAAATTACCAACACCTGCTCCTGGAATATACGAGTCGCGGACTGGATTTGGAAGAAGCCCTCACAGAGATATTGACAGAGGAGGTGGAACAACGTCGAAATCGAAGCTATCAAAGAAGGATTCGACAGGCCAAGTTTAGCCAAAAGAAGTACCTGATGGACTTTGACGAGAAAGTGTTTAAGGAAGGTGTTCGCCAACAACTACGCGAATTAAAGACCCTGAATTTTATTCAAGAGAAACAGAACGTCATTCTTATTGGCAACCCTGGAACAGGGAAGACGCATTTTAGCATTGGTCTTGGCATGGAGGCCTGTCTGCAGAATTATCATGTACAGTTCGTAAATGCCCCAAATCTTGTTATTGAATTAAGAGAGGCCGTCACGCAAAGTCAATTTTATCGCTTCAAACAGCGATTAAATAAGGTCGATCTCTTGATTGTCGATGAATTAGGTTATTTATCCTTTGATGAAGCCGGGGCTGAGCTTCTGTTTAATCTTCTTTCTAATCGGATGGGAAAGGGCTCTACAATGATTACGACGAACCTTACCTTTGATCGCTGGCAGGAATGCTTTAAAGACCCGACCTTAACGGGAGCCCTGGTGGATCGTTTAGCCTTTAAGGCGCATGTTGTGGACATGCGAGGGGAGAGTTATCGGATGAAGCAGACCAGTGCCTGGAAGGAGGCGCAAGCCAGCCAAAAGGAGGTATGA
- the mobP2 gene encoding MobP2 family relaxase: MPAIVLKSRFRIIGKDERAYSTYIQYMDRKEAKSSEKEMKETKILVEEKNKTLGESTIKYLSNWKKTDNVFNDKEDAMTPESIARTEKSFNIAEENKTPLWQLVYSFDNEFLRENGFLLNNGTLNDTAIKNATRKSMSHLLEKERFNDTATWTAAIHYNTDNIHVHVALVEEVSSREKIKKGRYKGEYKGKIPKTRIKEMKSIFINQLVDRKHEMNRVNGLMREELNQALKDSKLYQELALKKDIEQLLQKLPKNKNLWQYNRKDLHHLKRDIDSISQKYINLYQKDTFNELVAKIQEEHAFRDRVYGQSNNNYIENKMTELYTMLGNTVLSQLKDYPSTPHNQLDQKTPLNRKEALEQALNSYSDIKERKDKQAFNQTIIAFNNNLVFSRKVQRLLNQTLRNQYEGLSQQHPQTAATMIRLAKDLNQHKNKLEKKAAERLITTSERKDFLDKCEHIILETEKLTGKQMNQNDLEVLADLRKHEDNPKLDHITNQINQQLDQLEIGEGKAGIRELEDSVRNINRYNANQLNKRSAYNQLNMLTNMDHNLQSLYKEKSNSGIEELRKDLTRQISKQKKLAKDNFKKYNSTQIQSSFKDLINKVTNSFNRDRAKFLAQVEQEKEETRRILDEERQQNQRSRSY; encoded by the coding sequence ATGCCTGCCATTGTATTAAAATCAAGATTTAGAATCATCGGAAAAGACGAACGTGCTTACTCTACCTATATTCAATACATGGATAGAAAAGAAGCTAAAAGCAGCGAAAAAGAAATGAAAGAAACAAAGATACTTGTCGAAGAAAAAAATAAAACATTAGGCGAATCAACGATTAAATACCTAAGCAACTGGAAAAAAACAGATAATGTATTCAATGATAAAGAAGATGCCATGACTCCTGAAAGTATCGCAAGAACAGAAAAAAGCTTTAACATTGCCGAGGAAAACAAAACCCCTCTTTGGCAGCTAGTCTATAGTTTTGACAATGAATTTCTAAGAGAAAATGGTTTTTTATTGAACAATGGAACGTTGAACGATACCGCTATAAAGAACGCAACTAGAAAAAGTATGAGCCATCTCCTAGAGAAAGAACGGTTTAACGATACAGCAACATGGACAGCTGCTATTCACTACAATACGGATAATATCCACGTTCATGTGGCATTAGTAGAAGAAGTATCAAGTAGAGAAAAAATAAAAAAAGGGAGGTATAAAGGAGAATATAAAGGAAAAATCCCTAAAACAAGAATCAAAGAAATGAAAAGCATATTCATTAATCAACTAGTTGATCGCAAACATGAAATGAACCGTGTTAACGGGCTAATGCGTGAGGAGTTAAACCAAGCCCTGAAAGACTCTAAGCTTTACCAAGAGCTAGCATTAAAAAAAGATATCGAACAGTTACTTCAAAAGTTGCCCAAAAATAAAAATCTTTGGCAATATAACCGTAAAGATTTGCACCACTTAAAAAGAGATATTGATAGCATCAGTCAAAAGTATATAAACCTCTATCAAAAAGATACCTTTAATGAACTAGTCGCTAAAATTCAAGAAGAACATGCTTTTAGAGATAGGGTATACGGTCAATCGAACAATAACTATATTGAAAATAAGATGACGGAGCTATACACCATGCTAGGAAATACCGTGCTTAGTCAGCTCAAAGATTATCCAAGTACCCCACACAACCAATTAGACCAAAAGACCCCCCTTAATAGAAAGGAAGCCCTAGAACAAGCGCTAAATAGCTATAGCGATATAAAGGAAAGGAAAGATAAGCAAGCGTTCAATCAAACTATCATTGCCTTTAATAACAATCTAGTATTCAGCAGAAAAGTTCAAAGGCTATTGAATCAAACGTTACGAAACCAGTATGAAGGACTAAGCCAACAACACCCCCAAACCGCAGCGACAATGATTCGATTGGCTAAAGATCTTAATCAGCACAAAAATAAACTAGAGAAAAAAGCAGCAGAAAGACTAATTACAACAAGTGAAAGAAAAGACTTCTTAGATAAGTGTGAACATATAATATTAGAAACAGAAAAACTAACTGGAAAACAAATGAATCAAAATGATCTAGAAGTACTTGCGGATCTAAGGAAACACGAAGATAACCCGAAATTAGACCATATAACGAACCAGATTAACCAGCAGCTGGATCAGTTAGAAATAGGGGAGGGCAAAGCAGGAATAAGGGAACTAGAAGATAGTGTCCGTAACATTAATCGCTATAACGCCAATCAGCTAAATAAACGTAGCGCCTACAATCAGCTTAATATGCTAACTAACATGGATCATAACCTTCAGTCTCTTTATAAAGAGAAAAGCAATAGTGGAATAGAAGAATTAAGAAAAGACTTAACGAGACAAATTAGTAAACAGAAAAAACTAGCAAAGGATAACTTTAAAAAATATAACTCCACTCAAATTCAAAGCAGCTTTAAAGACCTCATAAACAAAGTAACCAATAGTTTTAATAGGGACAGAGCGAAGTTTCTTGCCCAAGTAGAGCAAGAAAAGGAAGAAACAAGAAGAATACTAGATGAAGAAAGACAACAAAATCAAAGAAGTAGAAGCTATTAA